One window of the Triticum dicoccoides isolate Atlit2015 ecotype Zavitan chromosome 3B, WEW_v2.0, whole genome shotgun sequence genome contains the following:
- the LOC119282716 gene encoding ankyrin repeat-containing protein NPR4-like, with product MAELASSSGGGHELPQMDQELPTAATSGDFTSDSSTGGGHEHLQMDQRLLTAAASGDSTSMKEMASQDPSILLGTTLAGNTCLHISSIHGHQEFCTDVVELEESLLAALNLEGETPLLTAVTSGHVSLASVLLQCYRAPGLSESILEQDIDGCNALHHAIRNGHRELALELIEAKPALSTHANIWSESPMYIAALRDFIDVSEKLLEIPDSAHTGPYGHNTLRAAVRNGNPENPIKNSFSLDWFRHPPWPVGTDCPSPLPAVLTCGGLIVQIGVVRVLLEHDCSLGYELPRDGSPLLSEAAIGGHIAVAQELLKHCPDAPYRATKGLCWTSLHTAVWYDQVEFAEFIMRTSQLRKLVNMQDMNGRTALHGALQKCSPKMVAALLSHKGIDTIVIDNRGTPPTLELSAFTDHAKTLNWNEVRMLMLRADPRDAASFYNLQRKTKLEATEASRKEAKSLTQTYTRNTSLVAILIATITFAAAFTLPGGYINGAGSEGLPIMFRKFAFQAFLISDVLAMCSSFVVAFICIIARWEDYEFLLYYRSFTKKLMWFAYVATTMAFSTGLYTVLAPRVHWLAIAICVMVALLPILTKLLCEWPVLKLRHRLGKAFNSDLLDMV from the exons ATGGCAGAACTAGCTAGTTCATCAGGAGGAGGACATGAACTGCCACAAATGGACCAGGAGCTCCCGACGGCAGCCACATCCGGTGATTTCACATCAGATAGTTCAACGGGAGGTGGACACGAACATCTACAGATGGACCAGCGGCTCTTGACAGCGGCCGCATCCGGTGATTCCACGTCAATGAAGGAGATGGCCTCGCAAGATCCAAGCATTCTTCTTGGAACAACTCTAGCTGGGAACACCTGCCTTCACATATCCTCCATCCATGGGCACCAGGAATTCTGTACGGATGTGGTAGAACTGGAGGAGTCTCTCCTCGCCGCTTTAAACCTGGAAGGGGAGACACCACTTCTCACCGCAGTGACTAGTGGACACGTCTCCCTGGCTTCCGTTCTACTCCAATGCTACCGTGCACCGGGATTGAGCGAGTCAATCTTGGAGCAAGACATCGATGGTTGTAACGCACTGCACCATGCCATTCGCAACGGCCACAGGGAGCTTGCCCTGGAGCTCATAGAAGCAAAACCCGCCCTGTCGACACATGCGAACATTTGGAGCGAGTCTCCCATGTACATTGCGGCGTTGAGGGATTTTATTGATGTTTCAGAGAAATTACTTGAAATTCCTGATTCTGCTCATACAGGACCATACGGCCACAACACTCTGCGGGCTGCCGTGAGAAATGGAAACCCAG AAAATCCAATCAAAAATTCTTTCTCACTGGACTGGTTCAGACACCCGCCGTGGCCCGTGGGGACCGACTGTCCTTCCCCGCTGCCTGCTGTACTCACATGTGGCGGCCTGATTGTCCAGATTGGCGTGGTACGAGTATTGCTGGAGCATGATTGCTCTTTAGGGTATGAGTTGCCACGTGATGGTTCCCCTCTCCTCAGTGAAGCTGCAATTGGAGGTCATATCGCTGTTGCTCAAGAGCTTCTTAAACACTGTCCCGATGCTCCTTACCGTGCAACAAAAGGTCTGTGTTGGACATCCCTTCACACAGCTGTATGGTATGATCAAGTGGAGTTTGCCGAATTCATAATGAGGACCTCACAATTACGCAAGCTCGTCAACATGCAAGACATGAACGGGAGAACTGCTCTACATGGCGCATTACAGAAGTGCAGTCCTaaaatggttgctgctctgctgtcTCACAAAGGTATAGACACAATAGTCATTGATAATAGGGGTACACCACCAACTTTGGAGTTGTCAGCCTTCACGGATCATGCCAAAACATTAAACTGG AATGAAGTGCGTATGCTTATGCTGAGAGCTGATCCCCGAGATGCCGCCTCTTTTTATaatcttcaaaggaaaaccaaacTAGAAGCGACCGAGGCATCAAGGAAGGAAGCAAAATCACTAACTCAAACATACACAAGAAACACTTCGTTAGTGGCGATTCTCATTGCGACAATCACCTTCGCCGCTGCCTTCACCCTTCCTGGAGGATACATCAACGGTGCTGGAAGCGAGGGACTTCCCATCATGTTTAGGAAGTTTGCATTCCAGGCATTCTTGATTTCTGACGTCTTAGCAATGTGCTCCTCATTTGTTGTGGCCTTCATATGCATCATAGCAAGGTGGGAGGATTATGAGTTCTTGCTTTATTACAGATCCTTCACTAAGAAGCTCATGTGGTTTGCATACGTGGCAACTACTATGGCTTTTTCAACTGGTTTATACACAGTGCTTGCTCCACGCGTCCACTGGTTGGCTATTGCAATTTGCGTCATGGTAGCTTTGTTGCCGATTCTAACTAAGCTACTCTGTGAATGGCCTGTCTTGAAGCTCAGACATCGGTTGGGTAAAGCTTTCAATTCTGATTTGCTTGACATGGTGTAA
- the LOC119282715 gene encoding ankyrin repeat-containing protein At5g02620-like, whose amino-acid sequence MAASTTTTTSSSGGMDKRLIKAATCGASTSMYAMAALDRSILRGTTPLGNKCLHISCIYGHGVFCKDVLGLEESLINTVNLDGETPLITAVRNGHISLASFLLGRHCSVLGLRQAILQQDKYGFNALHHAIRNGHKDLALELIAAEPALSQAVGKHNESPMFFTVMRKFKQVFEKLMQNPLSASSGGRHGRNCLHAAVKNGDQEYVKIIMKKRPELAREADITKKTPIALAVEYNRVDILQVMLEHDSTLGYLIGNNGYPLLNAASSRGLVAAARKLLEHCPDAPYLDPDGWTLLHSAVFFDQPEFLEFVLRAPILRKLVNVQDNEGRTALHFAVGKCNPRMVAALLSHVDIDATLLDKEGDSAAWDLSRPSVMQTAKTLNWNEVAMLMSKANPQDAANLHNLQIFAKRKASEESRKDAKSLTQTYTSNTSLVAILIATITFAAAFTLPGGYSNDDGSEGLPIMSKKFAFQAFLISDVLAMCSSFAVAFICIIGRWGDYEFLVYYRSFTKKLLWFAYIATTTAFSTGLYTVLAPRLHWLAIAICVMVALLPILTKLLGEWPVLKLRFRLGKTFNSDLLDMV is encoded by the exons ATGGCAGCtagtacaacaacaacaactagtTCATCAGGAGGAATGGACAAACGGCTCATAAAAGCAGCCACATGTGGTGCGTCCACGTCAATGTATGCCATGGCTGCACTGGATCGAAGCATTCTTCGTGGAACAACTCCGCTGGGAAACAAATGCCTTCACATTTCCTGCATTTATGGTCACGGGGTGTTCTGCAAGGACGTGCTGGGACTGGAAGAGTCTCTCATCAACACTGTAAACTTGGACGGGGAGACACCACTTATCACCGCGGTGAGAAATGGCCACATCTCTTTGGCTTCTTTTTTACTCGGTCGACACTGCTCTGTGCTAGGATTGAGACAGGCAATCCTGCAACAAGACAAGTATGGATTTAATGCACTGCACCACGCCATTCGCAACGGCCACAAGGATCTTGCACTGGAGCTGATAGCAGCAGAGCCTGCGCTGTCGCAAGCTGTGGGCAAGCACAACGAGTCACCGATGTTCTTCACGGTGATGAGAAAATTTAAACAGGTTTTTGAGAAACTGATGCAAAATCCTTTGTCTGCTTCTTCGGGAGGACGACACGGTCGCAATTGTCTACATGCTGCAGTTAAGAATGGGGATCAAG AATACGTCAAAATAATTATGAAGAAACGTCCTGAATTGGCCAGAGAAGCTGACATAACAAAAAAGACTCCAATAGCACTTGCTGTAGAATACAACAGGGTTGACATTTTACAAGTAATGCTGGAACATGACTCAACTTTAGGGTATTTAATAGGTAACAACGGGTATCCTCTCCTTAATGCTGCGTCAAGCCGAGGTCTGGTTGCTGCTGCTCGAAAGCTTCTGGAACACTGTCCTGATGCTCCTTATCTTGACCCAGATGGTTGGACATTGCTTCATTCAGCTGTATTCTTTGATCAACCAGAGTTCCTTGAGTTTGTCCTGAGGGCGCCAATACTTCGCAAGCTTGTTAACGTGCAAGACAACGAGGGACGTACCGCTCTACATTTTGCAGTCGGAAAATGCAATCCTAGAATGGTTGCTGCTTTATTGTCTCACGTGGATATAGATGCAACATTGCTGGACAAAGAAGGTGATTCAGCAGCCTGGGACCTGTCCAGGCCTAGCGTCATGCAGACTGCCAAGACTTTAAACTGG AATGAAGTGGCCATGCTTATGTCGAAAGCTAATCCACAGGATGCTGCCAATCTTCATAATCTTCAGATTTTTGCCAAGCGAAAGGCCTCTGAAGAATCAAGGAAGGATGCAAAATCACTAACTCAAACATACACAAGCAATACTTCGTTAGTGGCGATCCTCATTGCGACAATCACCTTCGCCGCTGCCTTCACCCTGCCTGGAGGATACAGCAACGATGATGGAAGCGAGGGACTTCCAATCATGTCTAAGAAGTTTGCTTTTCAGGCATTCTTGATCTCTGACGTCTTGGCAATGTGCTCCTCTTTTGCCGTAGCCTTCATATGCATCATAGGAAGGTGGGGGGATTATGAGTTCTTGGTTTATTACAGATCCTTCACTAAGAAGCTCCTGTGGTTTGCATACATTGCAACAACCACAGCTTTTTCAACTGGTTTATACACTGTGTTGGCTCCACGTCTTCACTGGTTGGCTATTGCAATTTGCGTCATGGTAGCTTTGTTGCCCATTCTCACTAAGCTGCTGGGCGAATGGCCGGTGTTGAAGCTCAGATTTCGGCTTGGTAAAACTTTCAACTCAGATCTCCTTGACATGGTGTGA
- the LOC119282717 gene encoding kinetochore protein SPC25 homolog: protein MAACERRIAQGRDRTAAAASAFRGAVLSARSLAEHSVAHREKLNALKDQLRGLEAALAEALSTQLKKESECKHTSESISNATATNEQLRGLVSEQRARRDEFANVIAHQLEAVEALEANVDATGKKNLDEAITWYDKFLGFRVVAGEGVKFVFNKVDMQSPDDEYSFCIKVNKDEYSLIQCIPLLKDTEELVKDLNRTNDLFKFVRTMRARFQAAGIKGVHPATSLCQDTSSTPISSPPAVSVDTTSEGSTNQSHSRSRSKNQDTRAKRGAPPRSIASPLTSGSATRRSPRFAAADAGNKH, encoded by the exons ATGGCGGCGTGCGAGCGGCGGATCGCGCAGGGCCGCGACCGCACCGCGGCGGCCGCCTCCGCCTTCCGCGGCGCCGTCCTCTCCGCCCGCTCGCTCGCCGAGCACAGCGTCGCGCACCGAG AAAAGCTCAACGCTCTCAAGGACCAGCTCAGGGGACTGGAGGCAGCTCTGGCAGAAGCTCTGTCCA CACAACTGAAGAAAGAATCAGAATGTAAGCACACCAGCGAGTCGATCTCGAACGCCACTGCAACGAACGAGCAGCTCAGAGGCCTGGTCTCGGAGCAGAGGGCTAGGAGAGATGAGTTTGCAAATGTCatagcacatcagcttgaag CTGTCGAAGCTCTTGAAGCTAATGTTGATGCGACGGGGAAAAAGAACCTGGACGAAGCTATCACGTGGTACGACAAATTTCTTGGGTTTCGAGTTGTTGCAGGGGAAG GGGTTAAATTTGTCTTCAATAAAGTGGACATGCAAAGTCCTGACGATGAGTATTCGTTTTGCATAAAGGTCAATAAAGACGAATACAGCT TAATTCAATGTATTCCGTTACTGAAAGACACTGAGGAGCTGGTGAAGGATTTGAACCGCACTAACGATCTCTTCAAGTTCGTTAGAACCATGAGAGCAAGATTCCAAGCGGCTGGCATCAAAG GGGTTCATCCTGCAACTTCATTGTGCCAAGACACATCATCCACACCAATTTCATCACCACCGGCTGTGTCAGTTGATACCACAAGCGAAGGCAGCACCAATCAAAGTCATTCCCGAAGCCGGTCAAAGAATCAAGATACACGTGCAAAGAGAGGTGCCCCTCCCCGATCAATAGCATCTCCCCTTACATCGGGATCTGCCACCCGCCGCTCCCCACGCTTTGCT GCTGCTGACGCAGGGAATAAGCATTAA